In Synergistaceae bacterium, a single window of DNA contains:
- the pgsA gene encoding CDP-diacylglycerol--glycerol-3-phosphate 3-phosphatidyltransferase codes for MSPLNLPNILSLSRVFLVPVVMVFLTLRTQFGFIEGVSIGDLIAGFIFIVASITDAADGYIARKQGQVTTLGKFIDPLADKIMVVAVLVALVELHRIPAWMVVIIVAREFMVTGLRMIAASEGVVIAASKLGKYKTISQILGVIALIFNLPGAIIVMWIAMLLTVLSGADYLIKSVDMLY; via the coding sequence ATGTCCCCATTAAATTTACCTAATATTTTGAGTCTATCACGAGTTTTTCTTGTTCCAGTCGTGATGGTTTTTTTGACATTGAGAACCCAGTTCGGTTTTATTGAAGGGGTAAGTATTGGAGATCTAATCGCGGGATTTATATTTATAGTAGCCTCAATCACAGATGCCGCTGATGGATATATTGCCAGAAAACAGGGACAAGTGACGACCCTTGGCAAATTCATTGATCCTCTTGCGGATAAAATAATGGTTGTAGCGGTGCTAGTTGCGTTGGTAGAATTGCATAGAATTCCAGCTTGGATGGTTGTAATTATTGTGGCCAGAGAGTTTATGGTGACGGGACTCAGAATGATAGCCGCTTCTGAGGGAGTGGTCATCGCAGCATCAAAGCTAGGCAAATACAAGACGATAAGTCAAATATTGGGGGTAATCGCCCTCATATTTAATTTGCCAGGAGCAATAATAGTAATGTGGATTGCTATGTTGTTGACGGTGCTCTCAGGTGCTGATTACCTCATAAAAAGTGTAGATATGCTTTACTAA
- a CDS encoding M20 family metallo-hydrolase yields the protein MKEKLFNTIELFKTDMIKTLSELISIPAINPIDGGLGEYRKAEYILEKLKQLGLDEVKVYNSEDSAAERGVRPNIIVKIKGKTKKRLWIISHVDVVPAGDLSLWMTDPFQAFFKDGKLYGRGSSDNGQEIVASLYSLLALLENKVTPQFEICLCFVASEEVGSEHGIRYLMKQNLFNKDDLIVVPDAGSSDGSFIQIAEKSTCWIEFEVIGEQVHASTPNLGNNSCRVANEFSVSLDMALHSAFPDMNSLFSPSISTFEPTRRITNVENINTVPGRELFCFDCRILPSINIDKISKVIDSEIKKFSDRTKTKIQYKFIQKEQAPAATSPDAPVVDLLQRSLLQVIPITPKIGGIGGGTCAAYLRKEGIPVVVWGQEDAVAHMPNEYSKIEHMLNETKVFALMMAGL from the coding sequence GTGAAAGAAAAATTATTTAATACCATCGAGCTTTTTAAAACGGATATGATAAAAACTCTATCTGAATTGATATCAATTCCTGCGATTAATCCTATTGACGGCGGATTGGGCGAGTACAGAAAAGCGGAATATATATTGGAGAAACTCAAGCAACTCGGACTAGACGAAGTGAAGGTTTATAATTCGGAGGATTCTGCTGCTGAACGAGGTGTTCGTCCTAACATTATTGTCAAAATAAAGGGCAAGACAAAAAAACGGTTATGGATTATTTCTCATGTGGATGTTGTTCCGGCCGGCGACCTTTCTCTTTGGATGACAGACCCATTCCAAGCGTTTTTTAAAGATGGCAAGCTTTATGGTAGAGGTAGCAGCGACAATGGACAAGAGATAGTTGCATCACTCTATTCTCTACTTGCTTTGTTGGAAAACAAGGTGACTCCTCAATTTGAAATATGCCTCTGTTTTGTAGCTTCAGAAGAGGTTGGCAGTGAACATGGCATTCGTTATCTGATGAAACAGAATCTCTTCAACAAGGACGATCTTATAGTAGTTCCCGATGCAGGTAGCAGTGATGGTAGTTTCATTCAGATCGCTGAAAAAAGCACATGTTGGATTGAGTTTGAAGTTATCGGGGAACAGGTGCATGCTAGTACACCGAACCTCGGTAACAATTCTTGCCGAGTCGCAAATGAATTCTCAGTATCACTTGACATGGCTTTGCACTCAGCTTTCCCAGATATGAATAGCCTTTTTTCACCCTCTATTTCAACATTTGAACCGACACGTCGCATTACAAATGTTGAAAATATAAACACAGTCCCGGGCAGAGAGCTTTTCTGTTTTGATTGTAGAATTTTGCCCTCAATCAATATTGATAAAATTTCTAAGGTCATAGATTCAGAAATAAAGAAATTTTCAGATAGGACAAAAACTAAAATTCAGTACAAGTTTATACAAAAAGAGCAGGCCCCTGCAGCAACATCGCCAGATGCTCCTGTAGTGGATTTATTACAAAGGTCATTACTACAGGTAATACCGATAACTCCCAAAATAGGAGGCATTGGAGGCGGGACATGTGCTGCCTATTTGCGCAAAGAGGGGATCCCTGTTGTAGTCTGGGGACAAGAGGATGCGGTTGCTCATATGCCAAATGAATACTCAAAAATTGAACATATGTTAAATGAGACAAAAGTATTTGCTTTAATGATGGCCGGTTTATAA
- the secA gene encoding preprotein translocase subunit SecA, producing MFSGIIKALGYDPNDRAIAKYEKIADIIDSYEDRVKELTDQELAQSVSIFRTRLEKGETLEDILPEVFARVREVSVRTLGLRHFKEQLIGGMALNDGSIAEMKTGEGKTLVATLAVALNAIAGNGVHVVTVNDYLAKRDAEWMTPVYNGLGLTIGILSPFMTQEERLEAYSQDITYGTNTEFGFDYLRDNMAVQKGQQVQRGYEFCIVDEVDSILIDEARTPLIISGPSEDDTDAYKRADSVARDLVKGVDFEVEEKEQNLALTEAGILKTEKIMNLPNLFTDFTNSALTHKIVQALKAHHLFQRDVHYVVKDNEIIIVDEFTGRLMFGRRYSDGLHQAIEAKERVTVGSESQTLATITLQNYFRMYKKLAGMTGTALTEAEEFKEIYGLKVLVIPTHKPMIRIDNPDAIYKTVLEKYNAAADEVAECHRNGQPVLVGTTSIEHSEQISKLLNVRKIKHNVLNAKVHDKEAMIIAQAGRLGAVTVATNMAGRGTDIILGGNPESLAKEELLKQGKEPKTDLEGYNLLLNEFRTSCAEEGAKVLRAGGLRVIGTERHESRRIDNQLRGRSGRQGDPGESRFYIALEDDIIRLFGGERIQGIMERLGMSEGDCIEHPLLTKAIENAQKKVEEMHFDMRKQLLAFDNVMNQQREAIYTERSEILNDEDIIERTKDIFQDTARALLERIFAEGDDVESTLQAVSVRLNALYWPGISKHIENVQTQADLDESTPLLLDEIVTRFNLKVQELGIEVANNIFRYIFLEVLDTNWKEHLLAMDELRRGIGLRAIGQKDPLLEYQFESFNLFQNTLVQIREGVTEYALKVSVVTDRRDEKKNWTEGRDTIDISGFSAYGDDIENPGALATAQRTKTIVKENKVGRNEPCPCGSGKKYKQCCGRGD from the coding sequence ATTTTTAGCGGAATAATAAAAGCATTGGGTTACGATCCTAATGATCGAGCGATAGCTAAATATGAAAAAATAGCAGATATAATAGATTCTTATGAGGATAGAGTAAAAGAACTTACAGATCAAGAACTAGCACAGTCCGTCTCTATTTTTCGAACACGTTTAGAAAAAGGAGAAACTTTAGAAGATATTCTTCCTGAAGTTTTTGCAAGAGTTAGGGAGGTTTCAGTAAGAACGTTAGGCTTACGCCACTTTAAAGAACAGCTAATAGGCGGGATGGCTTTAAATGACGGCAGCATAGCTGAAATGAAAACAGGGGAAGGGAAAACGCTTGTGGCTACACTTGCCGTAGCACTAAATGCAATAGCAGGTAACGGTGTTCACGTAGTAACGGTTAATGATTACCTTGCAAAGCGAGATGCTGAGTGGATGACCCCTGTTTACAATGGGCTAGGACTTACTATAGGGATTTTGTCGCCTTTCATGACACAGGAAGAGCGTCTTGAAGCCTATAGTCAAGATATTACTTATGGAACAAACACTGAGTTTGGATTCGATTATCTAAGAGACAACATGGCAGTTCAAAAGGGACAACAAGTCCAAAGAGGATATGAATTCTGTATTGTTGACGAAGTTGACTCAATATTAATAGACGAAGCAAGAACTCCCCTCATAATATCTGGTCCCTCTGAAGACGATACAGATGCTTATAAAAGAGCGGACTCAGTAGCAAGAGATCTTGTTAAAGGTGTCGACTTCGAAGTAGAGGAAAAAGAACAAAACCTGGCTTTAACAGAGGCTGGTATTTTAAAAACAGAAAAAATCATGAATCTGCCCAATTTATTCACGGACTTTACGAATTCAGCATTGACACACAAGATTGTACAAGCTTTAAAGGCTCACCATCTTTTTCAGAGAGATGTACACTACGTAGTTAAAGACAATGAGATAATCATAGTGGATGAATTTACAGGGCGTCTTATGTTTGGCCGTAGATACTCTGATGGGCTTCACCAAGCAATAGAAGCAAAGGAACGTGTTACGGTTGGTTCAGAAAGCCAGACTTTGGCAACCATTACCCTTCAAAACTATTTTAGAATGTATAAAAAATTAGCAGGTATGACTGGAACTGCTCTTACAGAGGCAGAGGAATTCAAAGAAATATACGGTCTGAAAGTACTTGTAATCCCAACACACAAACCTATGATACGCATTGACAATCCGGATGCAATTTATAAAACAGTTCTTGAAAAGTATAACGCGGCTGCAGATGAAGTTGCCGAGTGTCACAGAAACGGACAGCCGGTTCTTGTCGGAACCACTTCAATTGAACATTCAGAGCAGATAAGCAAGCTTTTGAACGTTCGTAAAATAAAACACAACGTGTTAAACGCTAAAGTACACGATAAAGAAGCTATGATAATAGCTCAAGCGGGACGCCTAGGAGCCGTAACAGTAGCCACCAATATGGCGGGAAGAGGAACGGACATAATACTGGGAGGCAATCCCGAATCTCTGGCGAAGGAAGAATTGTTAAAGCAAGGGAAGGAACCAAAGACAGATTTAGAAGGATATAACCTGCTTCTCAACGAATTTCGTACTTCTTGTGCCGAGGAGGGTGCAAAAGTTCTGAGGGCTGGAGGACTAAGAGTTATTGGAACAGAGCGTCACGAATCTAGGCGCATTGATAACCAGCTTAGAGGACGCTCTGGAAGACAGGGAGACCCTGGCGAAAGTCGTTTCTATATAGCACTTGAGGATGATATCATACGCCTGTTTGGCGGAGAACGCATACAGGGAATTATGGAAAGGCTCGGAATGAGCGAAGGGGATTGTATTGAACACCCTCTTTTGACTAAAGCCATAGAGAATGCACAAAAAAAAGTAGAAGAGATGCATTTTGATATGAGAAAACAGCTGCTCGCTTTTGATAATGTAATGAATCAGCAGCGTGAAGCTATATACACGGAACGATCAGAGATTCTTAATGACGAGGACATTATAGAAAGAACAAAAGATATATTTCAAGACACAGCACGTGCACTACTTGAAAGAATATTCGCAGAAGGCGATGATGTTGAGTCAACTTTACAAGCTGTAAGTGTAAGGCTTAATGCTCTTTACTGGCCAGGTATATCAAAGCATATAGAAAATGTACAAACACAAGCAGATCTTGATGAATCGACTCCGCTTTTGCTTGATGAAATTGTCACTCGCTTTAACTTAAAGGTGCAAGAATTAGGAATAGAAGTTGCAAACAACATATTCCGATATATCTTTTTAGAAGTTCTTGACACAAACTGGAAAGAACACTTGCTAGCCATGGATGAGCTTAGAAGAGGAATAGGTCTAAGGGCGATAGGTCAGAAAGATCCGTTATTAGAATATCAGTTTGAGTCGTTCAATCTATTTCAAAATACTTTGGTGCAAATCAGAGAAGGTGTCACAGAATATGCACTCAAAGTTTCTGTTGTAACAGATAGAAGGGACGAAAAGAAAAATTGGACAGAGGGTCGAGATACTATTGATATATCAGGCTTTTCGGCTTATGGAGACGATATAGAGAACCCTGGAGCCTTAGCTACTGCACAGAGAACAAAGACGATAGTGAAAGAAAACAAAGTTGGTCGCAATGAGCCTTGTCCCTGTGGAAGCGGCAAAAAATATAAACAGTGTTGCGGCAGAGGAGACTAA
- a CDS encoding arginine--tRNA ligase, with protein sequence MQQIIKDLKELLNDAVCKVAKENKSEIPNNFTVGLERPKQASHGDWASNIAMQLAKPFGTAPRQIAAKIIDALPQNNIVKNIEVAGPGFLNFTLNTTWITDTVQTAIEKGENYGRTNDGESRKIQVEFVSANPTGPLHLGHGRGAAVGDITASILDFAGWNVEREFYVNDAGLQIELLGESARARYFEVIGRGDEAPIPEDGYHGEYMEDIAKRLVEKYGKALADKPKEEALKIFSEETVKMVLEMIKKDLGDFGVNFDVWFSEKTLYTNNLIEPAMEALKSGDFAYEQDGALWFKSTLFGDDKDRVLIRQNGVPTYFTSDVAYLNNKFERKFEKLIYVWGADHHGYVPRIKSANKAFGNKEDSLEVLLIQMVNLLRDGKPVQMSKRAGTIITLREIIDEVGVDATRFFFVMRRCDSTLDFDLELAKKATSENPVFYVQYAYARICSIYRELSERNIAMPETTDFDVSVLTSPLETALAREISRFPEEISKAAEELAPHQIAYYATDLAEAFHAFYNTERVLGMEESIMKTRLLLIEAARITLGNVLKILGVSAPEKM encoded by the coding sequence TTGCAACAGATAATTAAAGATTTAAAAGAACTATTAAATGACGCAGTATGTAAGGTGGCAAAAGAAAATAAAAGCGAGATTCCCAATAATTTTACGGTGGGATTAGAGCGACCGAAACAAGCAAGTCATGGAGATTGGGCTTCAAATATTGCGATGCAATTGGCCAAGCCCTTTGGCACAGCTCCAAGGCAGATTGCCGCTAAAATAATAGATGCACTTCCCCAAAACAATATCGTGAAAAACATAGAAGTGGCAGGTCCTGGTTTTTTAAATTTTACACTGAATACTACATGGATTACAGACACTGTTCAGACAGCCATAGAAAAGGGCGAAAACTACGGGAGAACCAACGACGGGGAATCACGAAAAATCCAAGTTGAATTTGTCAGTGCAAATCCAACGGGTCCCCTTCATTTGGGACACGGGAGAGGCGCTGCCGTCGGAGACATAACGGCATCCATTCTTGATTTTGCAGGATGGAATGTGGAGCGTGAATTTTACGTAAATGATGCAGGTCTCCAAATTGAATTGCTAGGAGAATCCGCCCGAGCTCGCTATTTCGAAGTGATTGGCCGAGGAGATGAGGCTCCCATTCCGGAAGATGGCTATCACGGAGAATATATGGAAGACATAGCCAAAAGACTAGTAGAAAAATATGGGAAAGCTTTGGCAGATAAACCTAAAGAAGAAGCCCTTAAAATATTTTCAGAAGAAACTGTCAAAATGGTTCTCGAAATGATCAAGAAAGATCTTGGAGATTTTGGCGTGAATTTTGACGTATGGTTTTCTGAAAAAACACTATACACAAATAATTTAATTGAACCAGCCATGGAGGCTCTCAAAAGTGGAGATTTCGCCTACGAACAGGATGGTGCTCTCTGGTTTAAGTCGACGTTATTCGGAGATGACAAAGATAGGGTATTAATAAGACAGAATGGTGTTCCTACCTACTTTACTTCTGATGTTGCTTATCTCAACAACAAGTTCGAACGTAAATTTGAAAAGCTTATCTACGTTTGGGGAGCAGATCATCATGGCTATGTCCCGCGTATAAAGTCTGCCAATAAAGCATTTGGCAATAAAGAAGATTCTTTAGAAGTGCTCTTAATACAGATGGTTAATTTATTACGAGATGGCAAACCGGTACAGATGTCAAAACGAGCCGGCACTATTATTACCTTACGAGAAATAATAGATGAGGTTGGAGTTGACGCCACCAGATTTTTCTTTGTAATGCGCCGTTGTGACAGCACCTTGGATTTCGATCTTGAACTCGCAAAGAAAGCGACATCAGAGAACCCAGTTTTTTATGTTCAATATGCATATGCACGCATTTGCAGCATATACAGAGAGCTTTCCGAAAGAAATATCGCAATGCCAGAAACAACAGATTTTGACGTATCAGTTTTAACCAGTCCGTTAGAGACAGCTCTTGCACGGGAGATATCGCGTTTCCCTGAAGAAATATCCAAGGCTGCAGAAGAGTTGGCCCCTCACCAGATCGCTTACTATGCAACCGATTTAGCCGAAGCATTCCATGCTTTTTACAATACAGAAAGAGTACTTGGTATGGAAGAGTCTATCATGAAAACTCGATTGTTATTAATTGAAGCAGCTCGTATTACATTGGGAAATGTATTAAAAATTCTTGGTGTGTCTGCACCTGAGAAAATGTAG
- a CDS encoding septum formation initiator, translated as MRAPRLRWVIYSAIVTFLLVVLLASFFREIKRVDTLSKALDRKMEELVLEKRKSHQLQQKIDYYNSPEGIARLAREQFDLVRSGEQIYKIEIVSNDKNLQR; from the coding sequence ATGAGAGCACCTCGATTAAGATGGGTAATATATTCCGCTATAGTAACTTTTCTTCTAGTTGTTTTGTTAGCTTCCTTCTTTCGAGAAATAAAAAGAGTGGACACACTTTCAAAAGCATTGGACAGGAAAATGGAAGAACTTGTCCTTGAAAAGCGAAAGAGCCATCAGCTGCAACAAAAAATAGATTATTATAACTCACCTGAGGGCATTGCCAGATTAGCACGAGAACAGTTTGATCTTGTGCGTTCAGGTGAACAGATTTATAAAATAGAAATAGTTTCAAATGACAAAAACTTGCAAAGATAA
- the rpsF gene encoding 30S ribosomal protein S6, whose amino-acid sequence MRSYEMVVILQADLEDHNAVSEEIAEVVRGLGAEVEKVDLWGKKRFAYPIEKQVEGFYLLYTFKLDPAQIKEMERILRLKSQVIRHMVVNLEEK is encoded by the coding sequence GTGCGATCTTATGAAATGGTAGTAATTCTTCAGGCAGATCTGGAGGACCACAATGCAGTCTCAGAAGAAATTGCAGAGGTCGTGCGTGGTTTAGGAGCTGAAGTAGAAAAAGTTGATCTTTGGGGTAAAAAGCGTTTTGCCTATCCTATCGAAAAACAAGTTGAGGGTTTTTACCTTCTCTACACATTCAAGCTCGATCCCGCGCAAATCAAGGAAATGGAACGAATCCTTAGATTGAAAAGCCAGGTTATTCGACACATGGTTGTTAATTTGGAGGAGAAGTAG
- the ssb gene encoding single-stranded DNA-binding protein — protein MARGFNRVVIMGNLARDPDVRFTPNKQKFARFTVAVGRQWKNRATGELQNQTDFIPVVSWGFTADIVEKYLSKGRPVLVEGRITVRSFDDPKTGQRRWMTEVVAENVVLLGSGRRDSNDTSDYSDRSSAASYQGEYGQHTDAVPSGDMASLREEDGFEEEFPLDVSEMDDSDGPGDVEIPF, from the coding sequence ATGGCACGAGGATTTAATCGAGTTGTTATAATGGGAAATCTTGCGAGAGACCCTGATGTGAGATTTACCCCTAACAAACAAAAATTTGCTCGTTTCACGGTAGCAGTTGGACGCCAGTGGAAGAACAGAGCAACCGGAGAACTACAGAATCAAACAGATTTTATTCCCGTTGTTTCGTGGGGCTTTACCGCAGATATCGTAGAAAAATATCTAAGCAAGGGGCGCCCTGTGCTAGTAGAAGGTCGCATTACTGTGAGAAGTTTTGACGATCCCAAAACAGGCCAACGTCGTTGGATGACTGAAGTAGTAGCTGAAAATGTAGTGCTCTTGGGATCAGGTAGAAGAGACAGCAATGATACATCCGATTATTCGGATCGCTCCTCAGCCGCTTCTTATCAAGGAGAATATGGACAGCATACTGATGCAGTGCCTTCCGGTGATATGGCGAGCTTGAGGGAAGAAGATGGATTTGAAGAAGAATTCCCATTAGATGTGTCAGAGATGGATGATTCAGATGGCCCGGGAGATGTAGAGATACCGTTCTAG
- a CDS encoding 30S ribosomal protein S18: MEGSFNRKRRKRRPKVCNFCVEKAEHVDYKEVEKLKKFVTERGKIVPRRVTGACAKHQRQVTRAIKRARLIALLPFSQD; encoded by the coding sequence ATGGAAGGTTCATTTAACCGTAAGCGTCGCAAGCGTAGACCAAAAGTATGTAATTTTTGTGTCGAAAAGGCTGAACACGTAGATTATAAAGAAGTTGAAAAACTTAAAAAATTTGTGACAGAGCGTGGAAAAATTGTTCCGCGTAGAGTAACAGGAGCATGTGCGAAGCATCAGCGCCAAGTAACAAGAGCAATAAAACGTGCAAGATTAATCGCATTACTTCCGTTTTCACAGGATTAA
- a CDS encoding DUF2232 domain-containing protein, translated as MDNKKIIELILWVFISISMFVFTIGFALSSTFFVLIAPVPFMLITRRYGHKIAFLSAFIASGIVFFLLDPVASLMFALLFCLTGIAFGVISVKVKSASDYMLAAILASLFSKMILVVIFSKIIGVNPFVIDADATSGIISSVIKVFPKVGAQLSVSSIEEQIKTMANNLSLLMPAMLILFSAMDSLASYYCSSYIIKRLKYVPLVKMPPFSEWRCPQNIFWALFASLIIDLTSRAYPEVRQLTVISVNLLEILRAVFIVQGLSLAWYFMTLRKVHRVLKVMFVILSIIFAPLSYILYIVGIFDICYDLRKLIRRKMK; from the coding sequence GTGGACAATAAAAAAATCATTGAACTCATTCTTTGGGTTTTTATAAGTATTTCTATGTTTGTTTTTACCATAGGATTTGCTCTCTCATCTACATTTTTTGTGCTTATCGCACCCGTTCCCTTTATGTTGATAACGAGAAGGTATGGCCATAAAATAGCGTTTTTATCAGCGTTTATTGCTTCAGGCATAGTCTTTTTTTTGTTAGATCCCGTTGCTTCGCTTATGTTTGCGTTACTATTTTGCCTAACAGGAATCGCCTTTGGTGTAATCTCAGTTAAAGTAAAAAGCGCTTCTGACTATATGCTAGCTGCTATTCTCGCATCTCTTTTTTCAAAAATGATACTCGTTGTTATTTTTTCAAAGATAATAGGGGTTAATCCTTTCGTTATAGATGCTGATGCTACGTCCGGAATAATTTCTTCTGTAATAAAAGTATTCCCAAAAGTTGGAGCACAACTTTCCGTTTCTTCTATTGAAGAACAGATAAAAACAATGGCTAATAACTTATCATTACTTATGCCCGCAATGCTTATACTTTTCTCGGCTATGGACAGCTTAGCTTCATATTACTGTTCATCGTACATAATAAAACGTCTGAAATATGTACCCCTTGTAAAAATGCCTCCATTTAGTGAATGGCGTTGTCCTCAGAATATTTTCTGGGCTTTGTTTGCTTCGCTAATCATAGATTTAACCAGTAGGGCTTATCCTGAAGTAAGACAGTTGACGGTAATATCTGTTAATCTTTTAGAAATATTAAGGGCTGTTTTTATAGTTCAGGGATTGTCTCTTGCTTGGTATTTTATGACATTACGTAAAGTTCACAGAGTCCTTAAGGTTATGTTTGTGATTTTATCCATAATTTTTGCACCTCTTTCATATATTTTATATATAGTTGGAATTTTTGATATCTGTTATGATTTACGCAAGTTAATAAGGAGGAAAATGAAATGA
- the rplI gene encoding 50S ribosomal protein L9, with protein MKVILKQDVKKVGIKGEILEVSDGYARNYLIARGLAEEATSGKIRENKELKKAQKEKDDKKLSLAEAAKSKITGKVVLIKSTTGDGEKLFGSVTTAQIADQIASSYSVIVDKKDIKLDDVVKQVGTYPFKVRLYTNVEADMTLKVETE; from the coding sequence ATGAAAGTCATTTTAAAACAAGACGTTAAAAAAGTAGGAATAAAAGGAGAAATACTCGAGGTCTCAGATGGGTATGCACGTAATTACTTGATAGCCCGTGGATTAGCAGAAGAAGCTACATCGGGCAAGATTCGTGAAAACAAAGAGTTAAAAAAAGCCCAAAAAGAAAAAGACGATAAAAAACTAAGTCTTGCTGAAGCTGCAAAAAGTAAAATAACAGGCAAGGTTGTGCTTATAAAAAGTACTACAGGTGATGGAGAAAAACTGTTTGGAAGTGTTACGACTGCGCAAATTGCAGACCAAATAGCATCCTCATATTCTGTCATAGTAGATAAAAAAGATATCAAACTAGACGATGTAGTCAAGCAAGTAGGTACATATCCATTTAAAGTTCGGCTATACACAAATGTTGAAGCTGATATGACATTGAAAGTGGAGACTGAATAA
- the dnaB gene encoding replicative DNA helicase has translation MNVAGAAGRIPPFNLEAERSVLGACLLEKEALCSVVEELLPEDFYDPRHRVAFELMSDMYEKGIPVDSLSFKDELTKRNLEEKTGGLPFIAALLDAVTTTANVDYHIGIVRDKSVHRNLIRVGSDITKLGFAEDKEVNEILETAEQKVFQIAHSGGSTTTIRDSKQVVQLALSDIEKRLVSGLSMTGVPTGFKDFDKMSGGLQAGSLYILAARPSMGKTAWAINVAQHVALQEDIPALVFSLEMSGEQIAQRMLSSVSRVNLRQLYLSKSIQNEQWNNLSTAAKNLSSAPIFIDDSSTLDTMELRSRCRRFFAKQKTGKGLIVLDYLQLMNSARRAENRQQEVSEISRALKGIAKEFKVPVLALSQLSRDVEKRGGSKKPQLSDLRDSGAIEQDADMVIFLYRDAYYAHEESQDSTAEVIIAKNRSGPTGRVNLVFFKEYSRFEDSIVSGYSE, from the coding sequence TTGAACGTTGCCGGCGCAGCGGGAAGAATTCCCCCATTTAATCTTGAAGCAGAGCGCTCCGTGCTTGGTGCGTGTCTTCTTGAGAAAGAAGCTTTATGCTCTGTTGTTGAGGAGCTACTGCCCGAAGACTTTTATGATCCCAGACACCGTGTCGCTTTCGAATTGATGAGCGACATGTATGAAAAGGGTATTCCAGTGGATTCCCTTTCATTCAAAGATGAATTGACAAAACGCAACCTTGAAGAGAAGACGGGGGGATTGCCTTTCATCGCGGCCCTCTTGGATGCGGTGACCACAACAGCAAATGTTGATTATCACATAGGTATAGTACGAGATAAATCAGTACATAGAAACTTAATAAGAGTAGGAAGCGACATAACAAAGCTAGGTTTTGCAGAGGACAAAGAAGTTAATGAAATTCTAGAAACAGCAGAACAAAAGGTTTTTCAAATAGCACACAGCGGAGGAAGCACTACTACAATACGAGACTCAAAGCAGGTAGTGCAGTTAGCGTTAAGTGATATAGAAAAGAGACTGGTTAGCGGATTATCCATGACCGGTGTTCCAACAGGCTTTAAGGACTTCGATAAAATGTCGGGAGGACTTCAAGCAGGAAGCCTTTATATATTGGCGGCGAGACCCTCCATGGGAAAAACCGCATGGGCAATAAATGTCGCCCAGCATGTTGCACTACAGGAAGATATTCCTGCACTGGTCTTCAGTCTAGAGATGTCTGGAGAACAAATAGCACAACGGATGCTTTCCTCTGTTTCAAGAGTAAATTTGCGGCAACTGTATCTTTCGAAAAGCATTCAAAATGAACAGTGGAATAATCTTTCCACAGCTGCGAAAAATCTCTCTTCTGCACCAATCTTTATAGATGACAGCTCTACTTTAGATACAATGGAGCTAAGATCACGTTGTAGGAGATTTTTTGCTAAACAAAAAACGGGGAAGGGTTTAATCGTTTTAGACTACCTCCAACTAATGAATTCAGCAAGAAGAGCAGAAAACCGTCAGCAGGAAGTTTCAGAGATATCAAGAGCATTAAAGGGGATTGCAAAAGAATTTAAAGTACCTGTTCTTGCTCTTTCTCAACTTTCACGTGACGTTGAGAAACGGGGAGGAAGCAAGAAGCCTCAACTCTCAGATCTTCGTGACAGCGGTGCGATAGAGCAAGACGCAGACATGGTAATATTTCTTTACAGAGACGCATATTACGCACATGAAGAAAGCCAAGACTCGACTGCCGAAGTTATTATTGCAAAAAACAGATCCGGACCGACAGGGAGAGTCAATCTCGTCTTTTTTAAAGAATATTCAAGATTTGAAGATAGCATCGTGAGTGGATATTCTGAATAG